The Bacteroidales bacterium genome includes the window TTTATCGCCTAGGGGCTTATCAAATAGCACTGTTTGGTTATTATCAATGGCTACCTGAGCATTCACCGAGCCATTATACGTAATTGTGGTTCCAATCCCAAATTTTGACAGATGGCTTATCTGCTTGTTATACATCACTGATAAGCCAAAAACAGGAAAATAAACACCCTCGTATTTCTCAATAATATTAATATTCACCGAATCGTATACCACATTCTTTACCCCAGCAAATACGGAAATCAACCATTCTTTGGAATGGATATACTTTGAAATATCCTGCGTGCGAAAGGATGGAGTATCGTAGAAGTTGTATTTTAGGCTAATTTTAGGTGCTACGGTGTTAATACCTAGGTTGGGTTCTTTAATGGTACCATTGGAAAAATGTGTAAGGCTAAACCCTGTAACCAACTCAATTTTATGGGTTAAGTAGTATTGTAAATTCAAGCCAACATCAATCAGGAATGATTCTCCGGCACCCATAGCGGAATTGAACTTATTAGTAACCGGGTTAAATGATCTCCAGTTAAAGGTAGCACCAAATCCTAACTCGTAGTTAAATGATAATCTATTCCACCTTTTAAAGGGTGCATTAAAAAACCCGTATATAGCAATAGGATAGCCAATCTCCTTGGCGTTATAAAAATCGGCAAAGTATAAACCAACGCCCCAATTCGGGTATTTGTAAAGCTGCTCCCAAAGTTTATTCCCTCTGGTTTGTATGGAGAATTTTATTGATGATGCCTGAAAATTGTTAATCTTTTCAGCTTCGATATTCGTTCCCCTAAGGAAATTATTGGTGGAAAAAACGTAACCATTCTGATACATTGCCTGCATGGATGGACTATTCCAAATATTTATTCTATGATATTTCACAGAATCAACCTGTGATTGACTGAAGATAGGGAGTGCAAGAAAAACCAATGCGTAAAAGGTTTTCATTTTCAAATTGTAATTTTCTCTACACTGTATTAAACTTGCTACTGCTATGTTAATTGCAAAGATTAAATTACCCCCTACACAACTCTGTTATAACCCCTTGTTTAAGGGGTTGGGGTTTATTTGTCATTTTAAATTTAACATAACACTAATTTATACAAAATCACTCATCCATAAAGTATTCAAACGAGAAATGAAAATCAACTTAATGTTTAGCCAAGTTACGAAATACTTTCGTATTCGCAATTATTTGATTCTCTCGGCAAATGCTATAATATGCCCATCGGGATCGGAGAAGTAGCAAACCCTATCGCCCCAATCGCGATCGATAATTGGGCTTACCAATTTTGCTTCGCATTTGGTTGCATTATCAAATTCCAGTTGGATGCTTTCAACATAAAAGTAGAGTTCGCAACGTGGGATTCCATTGCCAGTATTGGGATGCGGGGTTTTATCGCCCAATATTTTGGCGATGCCTTTGTTGGGCATTAGCCCAATTTTACAGCTGCCCGATAGAATAAATTCGGTCATTCCGGGGACATTCAAATCGGGGTCTTTACGAAATATTTTTTGATAAAATTTGCAACTTTCTTCCTGATTATTTACGTAAAGAATTGTTTCGATTAGTTTAATATGGTTTATCATGTTTTCTATGATTTTGCGGGGCTTATATTGTTATAATTATATTGTTTTAAATTTATAATATAAAAGATTTACCACAGTGATAAATGGACTTTAAGCCATTTTTGATATTTTCATCCCATTATCAGAATGTGGATGGATTTATGGCTTATTGTGTAATTAATAAACATCGCAAATTGCGATAATATTTCTCATTAATTATCAATCTGGTATTTTGGTTAATTAATATTTCATAATTTGGTTATTTTTTTCCAACCTTACTTATAGGCCTAAAGCGCAATGCGCTCCATGTATCGTCAATAGAAATTGCTGCTACTGTTGTAATACAAAATTCTTCGGCTGTTACTCGAATGGAATCCCTGTTGATATCGGTTTTAATTTTTGAGGTTCCTTTCGGGTAGGCAAACCATAGAACGCTATCTAATTCAATGAATTTTAGCTGTTCTTTTAGAAAATCAAGAAACTCCTTTTTATTGTTAATGAATACCAATGTATTGCTGTTCAACGATTTTATGTTGAGAGTGGTTTTGAAACCAAGTTTCACAAATTCCTTTTCAAGGTTTTCTGGCGCATTGATTACAATTCCAGCACCCTTAAACTTAAGTTTATGGATAATATCTTGCATACTGCTTGATTTTTTGTTCGCTATAAATATGAAATCACTCAATTAATTTAAATTACATAATGTTAAAACAACAAAGTTGAATTTTAGTTGATATTGTAAGATGGCTTTATAAACCTCAATATTATATTAAATAACTATAAATAATTTTACTTTTCCCCTTTCAACTTCTTAATAACTGTATCGATTTGCTTGTTTATATCCTCAATTTGAACTCCATAGGCATCAGTATTTTCCTCAATTGCTTTGCAATACAAATCGCATGTTTTAACTCTTAAATCGCAATATTGTAATAACTTTTTATTCTTATCATGAATTGTGCTTGGCAAATTTAATTTCTCCACCTCGTTAATAAGTTTAATACTTTCGTTCCAAAAATAAAGGCTTCTTGTTTTAATTTCTTTTAGTAGTTTTTCATCAGTTGTGTTCTCAGGCATTTTAAACATTTCTAAAGCCATGGATTCATAAGCAATAAATTCTTTCATTCTAGCATCATATTTTCCAAAATCATAACTAGTAATATTTTTATAAACTAATGTTGATGAGAATATAATAACGACAGAAAGAATTGCAACAAGTGTATATTTTAATTTTAGGTCATCACTTCTTTTTAAACTTGGGATAAAGGAATAACCAATAACAATTCCAGAAATAAGTCCACCTATATGAGCAGCATTATCAATTCCTCCCTTCAATCCATTAAGCAAATTGTATCCAACAAAAATTGCAATACTTGTTAATAAGGCATTCCGTGCCGATTTCTCAATTAAATTTGTTGTTAACATAGCGAGAAAAACCCCATACAACCCAAAGATTGCTCCTGAGGCTCCAGCACTTATTGTTAAATCATGCCACCATAAGCTTGTTACACTGGCTACTAAACCTGTAAGTAAGTATGCTGCAATAAACCTTGTTTTGCCCAAATGCGGCTCTAAAAGCAAACCAATGTATAGCAAAGCATACATATTCATTAGTAGATGAAAAATGCCAATGTGTAGAAAACAGTTTGTGATTAAACGCCACCATTCACCATCTAATGTTACGGGTCGAAAATTTGCGCCCCAAGTAATCAGGCTTTCATTATCGGGAAGAAAAATATTGACACCCCTAATAGCCATTAGGATAAAAATTGCAATATTTAAGTTTATTAATATAGGCGTAATAAAATAGCCTTGTGAAGGTTTAAAAATCGATAGAATTCCAGATATTTTTTCTTTTGTTGTTGGTGGTGCTTGATTTAAAATATCATCTTCCTTTGGAACAAAGTTTGGTTTAAGCTCTTCGAATTTTTGGTTTAATTCTTCGGGTAAAAAAGCGTTTTTATTTTCATTGAATGAAGAAATAAATTTAGAAATATTCTCCTTGTTTTTCCCCCAGTCAACCATTTGACTTCCTGTGCATTCACTTTTTAGAAAAGCTTTATTATCTTGTATTTTAATTTTCACCTCTTCGCTAAATGAACTCATCGACATTTTTGTATAAGCTATAAATCCATTCTCACTTATAAATCCAATATTCCAATTGAGTTTTTTAGATGTTTCAATTGCAATAATTAAAAAATGCTCGGGCGAAAGGTTATCAAGAGAAATTTCTTGAATGTGTTTCGGTGAAAGTCCAAATGCCATAAAATAATGTTTTCAATTATTATTAATATTTTGTCAAGTAATTATAAAATATTTGCAAATGTTAAGTTTATTTATTGTGTTTGCAAATTTGATTTTCAAAGGTTATTTTGATCGTTAGGTTTCTCTAAACGCACAGCAAACGCTTAGTTTAAAAGGATATTTAAACCCTAATTAGTAAAACTAGCAAAAAGAGGTGAATCTAGCAAATGCGTCATCTAGCCCGAGTGGCATCAATTAGCTGGTGTATCCCAGGATATCCTATCGTTCTTAAATATAAATCGTTTATTATCCGGTCGTTTCTTGTTAAATCTTTCCCATTTTTCACTTGCCTCCTGACATCTTTCCTCAATTTCCTTTTTATCAAGACCTAGTGAAAGTTCTTCTACACTGGCAAAGAAAAGCATACTGTTCCTAGTAGGGCTGGTGTCGTCATTAATGTAATAAAGATCATCATCTATTTCATCGGCTAAAATATAAATCGAATTTTCAATACTCAAAAACTCCTTCTCCTCCTTAAATGACTTAAATATTTTATCAATCCGCATATCTATTGCATATTTTGTTAGTGCAATAATTGTGGCGTTTTCCATATCTTCCAGCTGCATTTTCTCTTCAAGAAGTATTTGTAAGGATTTTGATGTCAAAGATTTCAAATACTCTTTAGGAACGGCTATAATATCAGTAGATTGTTCAATGTAGTAATCTTGAATATTACTACTTAATAAAGCAATTTTGAGTGCTTTTCTTTCTAGAGGTTCAATGGCTTTTTTAAATTCCTTCCAGTTTTTTTTCACTTTTAGGTGTTCTTGGGATAATAGCTGTTTAATCATAAGCCTTGCTTCTTGAAGCCTATCTTTTGGTAGTTTTTCGATGCTATCTGTTTCAAAACGATCAAGAACCACTTTTGTGATTTCTTTACTCAAGTATTTTACAAATAGACTATTTAAGCCGATAGTTTCTAAAAGTTTCATTAGAACTTGATTTATGGTCTATATTTAATCTCCAATCATATCCAAAATTCAAAATTCCTTCAAAACTTTATATTTCTCTTCTCACTTTTCTCCTTGGGGTAAGAATTTATTTTCTCTCGGAAATATGGGGAATTGCACACCTAGTTTA containing:
- a CDS encoding rhomboid family intramembrane serine protease, whose translation is MAFGLSPKHIQEISLDNLSPEHFLIIAIETSKKLNWNIGFISENGFIAYTKMSMSSFSEEVKIKIQDNKAFLKSECTGSQMVDWGKNKENISKFISSFNENKNAFLPEELNQKFEELKPNFVPKEDDILNQAPPTTKEKISGILSIFKPSQGYFITPILINLNIAIFILMAIRGVNIFLPDNESLITWGANFRPVTLDGEWWRLITNCFLHIGIFHLLMNMYALLYIGLLLEPHLGKTRFIAAYLLTGLVASVTSLWWHDLTISAGASGAIFGLYGVFLAMLTTNLIEKSARNALLTSIAIFVGYNLLNGLKGGIDNAAHIGGLISGIVIGYSFIPSLKRSDDLKLKYTLVAILSVVIIFSSTLVYKNITSYDFGKYDARMKEFIAYESMALEMFKMPENTTDEKLLKEIKTRSLYFWNESIKLINEVEKLNLPSTIHDKNKKLLQYCDLRVKTCDLYCKAIEENTDAYGVQIEDINKQIDTVIKKLKGEK
- a CDS encoding lactoylglutathione lyase; its protein translation is MNHIKLIETILYVNNQEESCKFYQKIFRKDPDLNVPGMTEFILSGSCKIGLMPNKGIAKILGDKTPHPNTGNGIPRCELYFYVESIQLEFDNATKCEAKLVSPIIDRDWGDRVCYFSDPDGHIIAFAERIK
- a CDS encoding acyloxyacyl hydrolase, with the protein product MKTFYALVFLALPIFSQSQVDSVKYHRINIWNSPSMQAMYQNGYVFSTNNFLRGTNIEAEKINNFQASSIKFSIQTRGNKLWEQLYKYPNWGVGLYFADFYNAKEIGYPIAIYGFFNAPFKRWNRLSFNYELGFGATFNWRSFNPVTNKFNSAMGAGESFLIDVGLNLQYYLTHKIELVTGFSLTHFSNGTIKEPNLGINTVAPKISLKYNFYDTPSFRTQDISKYIHSKEWLISVFAGVKNVVYDSVNINIIEKYEGVYFPVFGLSVMYNKQISHLSKFGIGTTITYNGSVNAQVAIDNNQTVLFDKPLGDKIQVSIYPSYELVINKLSLTLQPAFYLYRKKIKNQSPNFHQRVGIKYHFANNLFIGITLRDYAFHVADFIEWNIGYRFGR